CGGACGGCGAAGCCGAAAAGGCGGAGTGATCCCGCCGGAAGGAGCAGAAATGGGAGCGAGACTTATCGTCGAAAAGGACGCCCTTATAAGAAACTACCTCAAACTGCGCGAAACGTGCGGCGTTGAGGTCATACCCGTGCTGAAGTCGAACGCCTACGGGCTCGGTCTGCTTCAGGCGGCGGGCATATACGTCGAGCTCGGCGCGAAGCGCATCGCCGTCAGCAGAGTGGGGGAGGCGGAGCTGCTTTCCAACTACGGATGCGAAGCGGAGCTTATCCTGCTTTCGTCCAGCGATCTGCGCTCGGATATCGAACGCGCGGTCGCCACCGGCGCGACGCTTGCCGCCGGCAGTATGCTTTCGCTCAAGCTCATCAACGAGGCGGGCGACAAAGCCGGCAAAAAGGTGAAGGTGCATCTGCTCATAGACACCGGATTCAGCCATTCCGGTCTGCGCGACTTCGAATACGAGCGCGCCGCGAATATGCTTCCATCGCTGCGCTACGTCAACGTTACCGGAATTTTCACGCAGTTCACCGAGAGCCACGCACAAAAGCCGCTTTTCACGGAGCTTCAAAACGAACGCTTCGAGAACGCCGTTAAGTTTTTCTCAAAGAATATCGGCACGAAGCTGCTCGTCCACGCTGCGAATTCCTGCGCGGCGGTGAAATACCCCGAAACGCGCTACGACGCGGTGCGCATCGGCTCCGGCCTGATCGGCAGGATGCCCGCCGGCTTCGACGCGGGTCTGACGAAGATCGGCAGCCTCGAATGCGACGTCGCCGAGGTGAAACTCATCGAAAAAGGTCAATACGTCGGTTACAGCCGGCAGTTCAAGACAAAGCGCAAGACCAAGCTCGCGCTGCTGCATATCGGTATGTCCGACGGGCTCGCCGAGGGCAAACTGCCTTACGGCAGGAAGCGCATTTCAAAGCTGAAGGACGCCGTAAAAGGGCTTTTCAGAGCGTTTGACGACGACAGGATCTTCGGCCGGGTGAACGGCAAAAAGGTCCCCGTCGTTGGCAAGATCTCGCAGCACTGCCTCGCGCTCGACGTGACAGACGTTGAATGCGAGGTCGGCGACGTAGTGCGCTTCAGCGCGAACCCGCTGTTCGTTCCCGCCGGCGTGGAGAGAACGTATGTCTGAGCTTGAACGCGCGATAAGAGAACACGCGGAGGGCTCGTTCGCCTCGTTCCATATGCCCGGTCACAAGGGCAGAAGGCCGGACGGCGTTCTGCCGTACGAGCTTTACGGCTTCGACGTGACCGAGCTGCCGTTTTCCGACGAGCTTTTCGAGGCGGACGGCGCGATCTCGCGGCTCGAAGCGGACGCCTCGCGCCTTTTCGGCAGCGGCGCGACGATGATCTCGCCCTTCGGCGCGACCTCCTGCATACAGGTTATGACCGCGATCGCAGCCGCGAAGGGCAAGCTGCTTATCCCGAGAAACAGTCACTATTCCGTTTTCAACGCCGTCGGACTCTGCGGCGCGGAAGCGGTGCTGCTCACGCCCGAGCCGAGTGTCGCGACGCCGGCGGGCGTCGTTTCTCCCGAAGCGGCCGAAGCGGCGTTCAAGGCGGACGGCGGCATTTCCGCCATGTTCCTGACCTCGGTCGATTATTACGGATACGTCGCGGACGTCGCTGCGTTCGCGGAAATATGCCGCAAATATAACAAGCTTTTGCTGGTCGACAATTCCCACGGCGCGCACCTTCGCTTCGTCGAAGGGTTCAGGCACCCGCTTGAATGCGGCGCGGATATCGTCACCGATTCTATACATAAAACGATGCCGGCGATGACCGGCTCCGCGCTGCTGCATTTTGCCGATCACGCGCTCGCCGCGGAGGGCAAAAAACTGATGAAGCGCTTCTGCTCGTCAAGTCCGTCATACCCGATAATGCTCTCGATCGCCGCGGCGCTCGGCTGGGCGAAGGACGAGGGCGAAAAGGCGTATAACACGCTCGCGGAGCGGCTCGGGCGGCTGAAAAAGGATATTGAAGACTACGGTTACTCCGTAACGCGCGGCGAGCCGTGCCGCCTTTACGTGACCGGCGGAAGCACTGGCCTTTCCGGCGCGGAAATATCCGCCCGCCTGAATAAGTTTGGCTGCGTGCCGGAGTTCGCTGACGAAAGCGGCGCGCTGCTTATGTTCTCCCCGATGAACACGGAGGAGGAGCTTTCGCGGCTGACCGGAGTTTTCATCGGCGCGGAAAGGAAAAACGCGGTATTGCCAAAGCCGGCGCGGCGTGATATAATACCCCGCAGGGCGATGAGCGTCGCGGACGCGTTCCGAGCTGAATGCGAGTGCGTTCCCGCCGCAGAAAGCGCCGGCAGGATCGCCGCCGAATGCATCGGCGTCTACCCGCCCGGACTTCCCGCGGTGATAACCGGCGAATATATCGAAACGCTCCCGGAGGGGCTGAATATGAAACGAATCCTCGTGGTAAAGGAATAGCGGTATGCAGTTTGATCTGACTGAACTGAAAGGGAATAAGGCGCTGCTTTCCGCGTTTTCATCCGCGGTGACGGCGGGAGCCGTGCCGCACACGTGGATAATCGAGGGGCCGGACGGCTCCGGCAGACATACCTTCGCGTCGCTTTTCTGCCGCGTGATGATGTGCGATGGCGAAACGCGCCCATGCGGCGTCTGCGGCAACTGCAAACGCGCCGCGGCGGGACACGTCGATGTGCATTACATCGTTCCGCTGAAAAGCGAAAACAAGACCGTCGGCGTCAGCGAGATCCGCGCACTTCGCGAAGAGGTGTATATCAACCCCACGAGCGCGAGATGCAAGGTGTATATCGTCGAGGACGCCGAGGCGGTGACTCCGCAGGGACAGAACGCCCTGCTGAAGCTTGCCGAGGAGCCGCCCGAGGGGGTGTACTTCCTCCTGCTGACGCATAACCGCCACGGCCTGCTGCCTACGCTCGTTTCCCGCGCCGTCTGCTACTCGATGGAGCCGCTTTCGGAAGCGGACGCGAGGGCGGCGCTGGGCAAGGTGAGGGGCGCCGACGACGCAAAGATAGAGACGGCGATCCGCCTTTCCGGCGGCTTCGTCGGAGCCGCGAAAAGCTTTCTGAAGGGCGAAACACTCGCCGCCGGCATAACCGCGGCGGAGAAGTTCCTGGGCGCGCTCGCCGCGGGCGACGAATACGCGCTGATGATGACCTTCTCATCGCTTCCCGACAGCCGCGACAAAGCGCGCAGTCTGCTGACGGCGATCGCGGCGGCGGTCGCGGAAACGGTGCGCGTCAAGGCGGGCGTGCCGGACGCGTCGAAGCTGCCTATCGAAGCGGCGGAGCGCAAGGCCGCTTCCGCGGTGGGGTATCAGACGCTGATCAACGTGTACGAATACGTTACGGCGGCGGAAAACGATATTTCCGCCTTCGTCAACGTCAACGCGGCCGTGACCGAGCTGACCGTAAAGGTCGCCGCGGCGCGCCGTGAGAATAAATGAATAACGCTCGGTGAGCGAGAGGTGATATTATGACAGAAGTAGTAGGCATAAAGTTCAAGGAAGGCGGAAATATGTACTATTTCGCCCCCAACGGACTTAAACTTTCTCTGGGCGAAAACGCCGTCGTCGAGACCGCTCGCGGACTTGAATACGGTTCCGTCGTCCTCGCCAACAAGATGCTGGACGACTCCGAGATCGTTTCTCCGCTGAAAAACGTCGTACGCAAGGCGACGAAGTCGGACGACGAGGTCTACGAGAAAAACAAGGAAAAAGAAAAAGAAGCGCTCCGTATCTGCGAGAAGAAGGTCGCGGAGCACGGGCTCGAAATGCAGCTTGTCGACGTCGAATACACCTTCGACCGCGGCAAGATACTGTTCTACTTCACCGCGGACGGCAGAGTCGACTTCCGCGAGCTCGTAAAAGACCTCGCGGCGACCTTCCGCACGAGGATCGAGCTGCGCCAGATCGGCGTGCGCGACGAGGCGAAGATGATCGGCGGGCTCGGCATCTGCGGCAGACCCTTCTGCTGCTGCGCGTTCCTGGACGATTTCAAGCCGGTTTCCGTCAAGATGGCGAAGGAGCAGAACATGAGCCTCAACCCCGGCAAGATCTCCGGCACCTGCGGCCGCCTTATGTGCTGCTTGAAATACGAGGAGGAGGCATACCGCTCGCTTTGGAAAATGACTCCCAAGGTCGGCGCGCAGGTCAGAACTCCGGACGGGAAGGGCACCGTCACCGAGGTCTCGCTGCTCCGCGGCGACCTGAAGGTCACGCTCGAGAAAGCGCCCGAGAGCGTCAGAAGCTACAAGCGCGACGAAGTCAAGCTTCTGAAGGACGGCGACATCAAGGTCGACAAGAAGGAAATGGACGACCTGAAGGACCTCGAATAGCCTTTTGCGCGCGAAATACGCGCCGCGGACGCCTTTGCGCCGCGATTTTCGGCGGTTTTTTGAAAAAAAGTGTTGCATATTTCAGAATATGTGCTAAAATGTTACTCAAACGGAGGTGTTATGAATGGCTTATTTTATCGGTGAAGAGTGCATCGCCTGCGGTTCCTGCGAGGCTGAATGCCCCAATTCCTGCATTTCTATGGGCGACGACAGATACGTGATCGACGCCGAACAGTGCATCGAGTGCGGCGCTTGCGCGTCCGTGTGCCCGGTGGATGCCCCGAAGCAGCAGTAATCTGCGCGCTTTGAGCTGAAAAATCGTACGCAACAGGGTGCGAGGCTGAAACGGAAAACGGAGATATCCGAGTCTGTTTTGTGCCGTGCGCCCTATTGTTGTATATAGACGGTATTTGCCGGCCGCGCGGCCGGCCTTGAGGTGTTTATGAAGGAAACGGTCGATCTCGGCGGCGGTTACACGCTCTTTCAGCCGAAGGGGGTATATCCCTGCGGCACCGACGCGGTGCTGCTCGCCGCCTTCGCCGCGGAGCGCGGGGAAGGCAGCCGTTTCTGCGACCTCTGCTCCGGCAGCGGAGTGATCCCCGTGCTCGTATGCAAACGAAGACCGGAGGTATCCTTCGCCGCCGTGGAAATATCCGGAACCGCCTGTGAAACCGCAGCGAAAAACGCTTCCGTCAACGGCTTCGGCGGCAGGATAAACGTGATAAACGGCGACGTCGGACGGGTTGACAAGCTGCTCGAAAAGGCGGCTTTCGACTGCGTCACCGTCAACCCGCCGTATATGAAGGCGGGCGGCGGCAAAGCGCCGTCTGACAGGCTGACAGAGATAGCCGTTCGCGAGACGCTCTGCACCGCCGCGGACGTCGTGAAAGCGGCGGCGTTTCTGCTTAGCGGCGGCGGCAGTCTGTTCATCGTCCACCGCGCCGAACGCAGGGACGAGATACTCGCGCTTATGCGCGAAAACTGCCTCTGCCCGAAGCTGATCCGTCCTATCGTGCACGAGCGCGGCGCGAAGGCGAAAACGTTCCTCGCGCAGGCGGTAAAGGGCGGCTCCGGCGAAGCGCAGGAGCGCCCGTTCATACTTTACGAAAACGGCGCGTACACCGCGGAAGCGGCGCGCGTCTACGGAGAGTGAAGCTATGGTTTTTGAAAAAGGCACGCTCTATATAGTCGGAACGCCGATAGGCAATCTTTCCGACCTTTCGCCCCGCGCGGTCGAGGTTTTCGAGAACGCCGATTTCATCGCGGCGGAGGACACCCGCGTGACGATGAAGCTGCTCAACAGCGTCGGCGTGAAGAAGCCGCTCGTCAGCTATTACGAACACAACGAAGCGACCCGCTCAGGCGAGATCGTCGAGCGGCTGAAGGCGGGGGAGATATGCGCCCTCGTCAGCGACGCGGGAATGCCGCTCATCTCCGATCCGGGCGGCGAAATCGTCGCGCTCTGCGTGAAAGAGGACGTTCCCGTCCGCGTTGTCCCCGGGCCGAGCGCCGTGATTTCCGCGCTCGCGGTCAGCGGGCTTGAAACGGGCAGGTTCGCCTTCGAGGGCTTCCTCTCGGTCAACGCCAAGCGCCGCAGGGAGCATCTGGACGAGGTGAAAAACGACCGCCGCACCCTCGTGTTTTACGAGGCGCCGCATAAGCTCCGCCGTACCCTCGCGGATATGCTCGCCGTCTTCGGCGACCGCCGTATCGCGCTCTGCCGCGAGCTGACGAAGCTGCACGAGGAAACCGTGCGCACGACGCTTTCGGAGGCGTGCGCTTACTTTGAAGAAACCCCGCCGCGCGGCGAGTTCGTGCTCGTCGTCGAGGGCGCGAAGGACCGGGCGGAGCCTGATTCTGCCGACGCGGAAGCGGTAATGCGCGAACTGCTCGCCTCCGGAATGAGCCGCAGCGCCGCGGCTAAGGAGACGGCTAAACGCACGGGGCTTTCGCGCGGCGAAGCGTACAAGCTCTGCGCCGGCGAATAGGAGACATATATGCTCGTTTACAAACGTAAAGCGCACTATCATGAAGTCGACAAAATGGGCGTCGTCCACCACTCCAACTACGTCAAGTGGATGGAAGAGGCGCGCATAGAGGCCGTCGCGGAATTCGGGATCAGCTTCAAGGAGGCGGAGGAGAACGGCATTCTGTCGCCCATCGTCAATATTTCCGTCGACTACAAACGCCCCGTCACGTTCGGCGACGAGGTCGAGATCCGCGTTACGATCCTGAAATACACCGGCGCGGTCATGGAGCTCGGCTACGAGTTTTACAACCTGACGGCCGGCTGCCTCTGCACCGTGGCGACGTCGCGCAACTGCTTCGTCGTCGGCGGGCGCGTGACGTCGCTGAAAAAGGCGGCGCCGGAAGCGTCGTGAAGCTTCGCGCGATTTACGAAGCGCAGCAAACGGAGGCCGCGTCCGGACGCGGCGAATAACAGGAGGTCAACCATGCTCAATTACGTCCACAGTATCCCCACGAAGCTTTACTTCGGCAAGGGGCAGATCAGCCGCCTCGACGGTATCCTCCGTCAGTTCGGCAGCAAAGTCCTGCTTACCTACGGCGGCGGCTCGATCAAGAAGATCGGGCTTTACGACGAGGTAATGCGTATCCTCAGCGACGGCGGCTTCACCGTGACCGAGCTTGCCGGCATCGAGCCGAATCCGCGGATCGAATCGGTCGAGGAGGGCGTCCGTCTCTGCAAGGAGAACGATATCGACGTCATCCTCGCTGTCGGCGGCGGCAGCACTATCGACTGCTCGAAAGCCATCGCGACGGGCGTCTTTTACGAGGGCGACCTCTGGCAGATGGTCGCTTCGCGCCACGGCGTGCTGAAGGCGCTCCCGCTCGTGGATATCCTCACGCTCAGCGCCACCGGCTCGGAGTTCGACGGCGGCGGAGTCATCACGAATCTTAAAACGAACGAGAAGCTCGGCAATATGTATACCTATCCCGCCGCGTCAATCTGCGACCCGACCTACACCTTCTCGGTGTCGAAGTACCAGACCGCCGCGGGAACCGCCGACATAATGAGCCACATCTTCGAGGGCTACTTCTCGCGCACGGAGGACAGCGACCTTTCCGACTGCATCGCGGAGGGCGTGCTGAAGACCGCGATAAAATACCTTCCCGTCGCGCTCGCGGAGCCGGATAACTACACCGCGCGCGCCAACCTGATGGCGATAGCGTCCGTCGCCTGCTCGGGCATTCCCGAGTACGGCAAGCAGGATACCGGCTGGCCGTGCCACTCGATGGAGCACGAGCTTTCCGCGTTCTACGACATCACCCACGGCGTCGGGCTCGCGATACTGACTCCGCGCTGGATGCGTTTCATACTG
This is a stretch of genomic DNA from Clostridia bacterium. It encodes these proteins:
- a CDS encoding alanine racemase yields the protein MGARLIVEKDALIRNYLKLRETCGVEVIPVLKSNAYGLGLLQAAGIYVELGAKRIAVSRVGEAELLSNYGCEAELILLSSSDLRSDIERAVATGATLAAGSMLSLKLINEAGDKAGKKVKVHLLIDTGFSHSGLRDFEYERAANMLPSLRYVNVTGIFTQFTESHAQKPLFTELQNERFENAVKFFSKNIGTKLLVHAANSCAAVKYPETRYDAVRIGSGLIGRMPAGFDAGLTKIGSLECDVAEVKLIEKGQYVGYSRQFKTKRKTKLALLHIGMSDGLAEGKLPYGRKRISKLKDAVKGLFRAFDDDRIFGRVNGKKVPVVGKISQHCLALDVTDVECEVGDVVRFSANPLFVPAGVERTYV
- a CDS encoding aminotransferase class I/II-fold pyridoxal phosphate-dependent enzyme, translating into MSELERAIREHAEGSFASFHMPGHKGRRPDGVLPYELYGFDVTELPFSDELFEADGAISRLEADASRLFGSGATMISPFGATSCIQVMTAIAAAKGKLLIPRNSHYSVFNAVGLCGAEAVLLTPEPSVATPAGVVSPEAAEAAFKADGGISAMFLTSVDYYGYVADVAAFAEICRKYNKLLLVDNSHGAHLRFVEGFRHPLECGADIVTDSIHKTMPAMTGSALLHFADHALAAEGKKLMKRFCSSSPSYPIMLSIAAALGWAKDEGEKAYNTLAERLGRLKKDIEDYGYSVTRGEPCRLYVTGGSTGLSGAEISARLNKFGCVPEFADESGALLMFSPMNTEEELSRLTGVFIGAERKNAVLPKPARRDIIPRRAMSVADAFRAECECVPAAESAGRIAAECIGVYPPGLPAVITGEYIETLPEGLNMKRILVVKE
- a CDS encoding stage 0 sporulation family protein, which translates into the protein MTEVVGIKFKEGGNMYYFAPNGLKLSLGENAVVETARGLEYGSVVLANKMLDDSEIVSPLKNVVRKATKSDDEVYEKNKEKEKEALRICEKKVAEHGLEMQLVDVEYTFDRGKILFYFTADGRVDFRELVKDLAATFRTRIELRQIGVRDEAKMIGGLGICGRPFCCCAFLDDFKPVSVKMAKEQNMSLNPGKISGTCGRLMCCLKYEEEAYRSLWKMTPKVGAQVRTPDGKGTVTEVSLLRGDLKVTLEKAPESVRSYKRDEVKLLKDGDIKVDKKEMDDLKDLE
- a CDS encoding 4Fe-4S binding protein, which encodes MAYFIGEECIACGSCEAECPNSCISMGDDRYVIDAEQCIECGACASVCPVDAPKQQ
- a CDS encoding methyltransferase, producing the protein MKETVDLGGGYTLFQPKGVYPCGTDAVLLAAFAAERGEGSRFCDLCSGSGVIPVLVCKRRPEVSFAAVEISGTACETAAKNASVNGFGGRINVINGDVGRVDKLLEKAAFDCVTVNPPYMKAGGGKAPSDRLTEIAVRETLCTAADVVKAAAFLLSGGGSLFIVHRAERRDEILALMRENCLCPKLIRPIVHERGAKAKTFLAQAVKGGSGEAQERPFILYENGAYTAEAARVYGE
- the rsmI gene encoding 16S rRNA (cytidine(1402)-2'-O)-methyltransferase, whose translation is MVFEKGTLYIVGTPIGNLSDLSPRAVEVFENADFIAAEDTRVTMKLLNSVGVKKPLVSYYEHNEATRSGEIVERLKAGEICALVSDAGMPLISDPGGEIVALCVKEDVPVRVVPGPSAVISALAVSGLETGRFAFEGFLSVNAKRRREHLDEVKNDRRTLVFYEAPHKLRRTLADMLAVFGDRRIALCRELTKLHEETVRTTLSEACAYFEETPPRGEFVLVVEGAKDRAEPDSADAEAVMRELLASGMSRSAAAKETAKRTGLSRGEAYKLCAGE
- a CDS encoding acyl-CoA thioesterase; this translates as MLVYKRKAHYHEVDKMGVVHHSNYVKWMEEARIEAVAEFGISFKEAEENGILSPIVNISVDYKRPVTFGDEVEIRVTILKYTGAVMELGYEFYNLTAGCLCTVATSRNCFVVGGRVTSLKKAAPEAS
- a CDS encoding iron-containing alcohol dehydrogenase, with the protein product MLNYVHSIPTKLYFGKGQISRLDGILRQFGSKVLLTYGGGSIKKIGLYDEVMRILSDGGFTVTELAGIEPNPRIESVEEGVRLCKENDIDVILAVGGGSTIDCSKAIATGVFYEGDLWQMVASRHGVLKALPLVDILTLSATGSEFDGGGVITNLKTNEKLGNMYTYPAASICDPTYTFSVSKYQTAAGTADIMSHIFEGYFSRTEDSDLSDCIAEGVLKTAIKYLPVALAEPDNYTARANLMAIASVACSGIPEYGKQDTGWPCHSMEHELSAFYDITHGVGLAILTPRWMRFILKKDPSCAWRFVRFAKNVWGFDGEDELALANAGIDRLESFFKESGIPMTLRELNIDEEHFEEMAAHANFGGYLKNAFVALTNEDIVEIYRACL